A genomic stretch from Malus domestica chromosome 15, GDT2T_hap1 includes:
- the LOC103435045 gene encoding UPF0481 protein At3g47200-like, protein MEGSNEATHDFENPRIQLTTSMSQELDGLTPLSASCCIYKVPEQLRCVNEKAYTPQVVSIGPIHHGKKGLEDMEEHKKRYLQYFLYRTGVSLEDYVTKIKGKEEKLRSCYAHTIELCSDEFVRIILVDAAFIIELLLRYGGYIVHDSNDRIFNKPWLINIICPDMLLLENQLPFFILEDLFATAEVPATVPSVFDLSYTYCKVSTSLYVKRDGLGSSSSFKVEHFVDLVRTLNLPTDQEENENRGSVESLAVPSMTKLHQAGVKFKARSSKNLFDMCFQEGILEIPNLNISDSTELVLRNLVAFEQCHCTPNTRYFNDYIFLMDYLVNTPNDVELLVKNGIVENMLGDNNEVSTLINSLGKGVLVFRDEFYYATLMKDLNKYYEKPWNKWKADLKHKYFNTPWKIISVIAATFIIILTLIQTVSSIAS, encoded by the coding sequence ATGGAAGGAAGCAACGAAGCTACACATGACTTCGAAAATCCTCGCATTCAGTTAACAACTTCAATGAGTCAGGAGTTGGATGGTTTGACTCCCTTGTCCGCTTCGTGTTGCATCTACAAAGTTCCCGAACAACTACGGTGTGTAAATGAAAAGGCCTACACACCTCAAGTAGTCTCTATAGGTCCGATTCACCATGGCAAGAAAGGCTTAGAAGACATGGAAGAACACAAGAAGAGGTACCTGCAGTATTTTTTATATCGGACTGGGGTCAGCTTGGAAGATTATGTAACGAAAATAAAGGGCAAGGAAGAGAAATTGCGCAGTTGCTATGCTCACACCATTGAGTTGTGCAGTGATGAATTTGTAAGAATCATTCTTGTGGATGCCGCGTTCATCATTGAGCTCTTATTGAGGTACGGGGGGTATATCGTTCACGATAGCAATGACCGCATCTTTAACAAACCATGGTTGATAAATATTATATGTCCTGACATGCTTTTGCTTGAAAATCAGCTGCCATTTTTCATTCTTGAGGATCTCTTTGCCACTGCAGAGGTGCCGGCGACGGTGCCTTCAGTATTTGATCTCTCATACACTTACTGCAAGGTATCAACGAGTTTATATGTGAAAAGAGACGGTTTGGGATCTTCTTCTAGTTTTAAAGTAGAGCATTTTGTTGATTTGGTTAGAACCTTAAATCTACCAACGGATCAGGAAGAGAATGAAAATCGAGGGTCAGTCGAATCTCTAGCTGTACCCAGTATGACGAAACTACACCAGGCTGGCGTCAAGTTTAAGGCGAGATCAAGCAAGAATCTATTTGATATGTGTTTTCAAGAAGGGATTTTGGAAATTCCAAATCTAAATATATCCGATAGCACGGAGCTTGTACTCCGAAACCTTGTTGCCTTTGAGCAATGCCATTGCACTCCAAATACCCGCTACTTTAATGATTATATCTTCCTCATGGATTATTTGGTGAACACCCCAAATGATGTGGAATTGCTTGTCAAGAATGGAATTGTTGAAAATATGCTTGGTGACAACAATGAGGTGTCTACTCTGATCAACAGCCTTGGCAAAGGTGTTTTGGTGTTCAGAGACGAATTCTATTATGCTACTCTTATGAAGGACCTCAACAAGTACTACGAAAAGCCGTGGAACAAATGGAAGGCAGATCTGAAACATAAATATTTCAACACACCTTGGAAAATTATTTCAGTCATTGCTGCTACTTTTATCATCATACTCACTCTCATACAAACGGTGTCGTCTATTGCTAGCTAA
- the LOC114821482 gene encoding UPF0481 protein At3g47200-like: protein MGGSNEAPHDIESPCTPLLTSMSKELHGLLSLSASMSQELDDLLPLSNSCCIYRVPEELRRVNEKAYTPQVVSIGPLHHGKEGLEDMEEHKKRYLQYFLDRTGVSLEVCVEKIKDKEAKLRGCYAHTIGLCSDEFVRIILVDAAFIIELLLRNYSPFLPDSEDRIFNKPWLIKFIVPDMLLLENQLPFFILEDLFATAEVSEVLATELSVLDLFYKFCKESTNFYMGKGNWERPSFKVEHFVDLVRTLHLPTPEENFKNRGSVETLAVPSMTKLRQAGVKFKARSSKNLFDICFKDGILEIPNLNIYDGTELVLRNLLLQ, encoded by the coding sequence ATGGGAGGAAGCAACGAAGCTCCACATGACATCGAAAGCCCTTGCACTCCGTTACTAACTTCAATGAGTAAGGAGTTGCATGGTTTGCTTTCCTTGTCCGCTTCAATGAGTCAGGAGTTGGATGATTTGCTTCCCTTGTCCAATTCGTGTTGTATCTACAGAGTTCCTGAAGAACTACGGCGTGTAAATGAAAAGGCCTACACACCTCAAGTAGTCTCTATAGGTCCGCTTCACCATGGCAAGGAAGGCTTAGAAGACATGGAAGAACACAAGAAGAGGTACCTTCAGTATTTTTTAGATCGGACTGGGGTCAGCTTGGAAGTTTGTGTAGAGAAAATAAAGGACAAAGAAGCGAAACTGCGCGGTTGCTATGCGCACACCATTGGGTTGTGCAGTGATGAATTTGTAAGAATCATTCTTGTGGATGCCGCGTTCATCATTGAGCTCTTATTAAGGAATTATTCGCCTTTCCTGCCGGATAGCGAAGACCGCATCTTTAACAAACCATGGTTGATAAAGTTTATAGTACCTGACATGCTTTTGCTCGAAAATCAGCTCCCGTTTTTCATTCTTGAGGATCTCTTTGCCACTGCTGAGGTCAGTGAGGTGCTGGCTACGGAGCTTTCAGTACTTGACCTCTTTTACAAGTTCTGTAAGGAATCAACGAATTTCTATATGGGAAAAGGCAATTGGGAACGTCCTAGTTTTAAAGTAGAGCATTTTGTTGATTTGGTTAGAACTTTACATCTACCAACACCGGAAGAGAACTTCAAAAATCGAGGGTCAGTCGAAACTCTAGCTGTACCCAGCATGACGAAACTACGCCAGGCTGGAGTCAAGTTTAAGGCGAGATCAAGCAAGAATCTATTTGATATATGTTTCAAAGACGGAATTTTGGAAATTCCAAATCTAAATATATACGATGGCACGGAGCTTGTACTCCGAAACCTACTACTTCAGTGA